The DNA segment CGGCGATTATCGGGTTCCTCTGGTTCGTCTTCCTGGGCGTTGGGATCTTCGCTCTGTTACTCACCCTCCCGATGGGGGAGTACACACTCGAAAATGTGCTCTTCGAAGTGGCGAGCGCGCAAGGGAACGTTGGGCTATCGACGGGAATCGTCGGGGCCGAATCGCTTCCAACTCCGGGAAAAATAGTCTTCCTGTTCAACATGTGGATCGGCCGCCTGGAGATCATCCCCGTTCTCGTTACGCTACGCGCCATTTTCCGTCGAGGAGGACTCTACCGATGACAAGGCCCGATCTATCACGCATCGATCGAGTCGTTGACTTCGGTCCTGACGACAGCGTATACGTTTGGCTCTTACTCGTCGGCCCGGTTGTAATTTCGCTCACTGTGACTTTTGGTCGATCGTGGGCGTCGGTTAGTGCCTCCCTACTGTACGAGGCTGCTTTCTGTATCGCCATTGCGTATCGGTGGATAACCGAGTCGTGATCCTGGTATTGCACCCTCGAAAGACGCTCGCTACCGTTGTCACAGGTTCGTACATTGAGCGTGGATGATGCTCTTCACATACTCTCAATTACCTCGTCAAGCACTGCGGCGTCGACGAAGACGACGACGTGATCGCCGGGCCTGACGATCGTCGTCCCGCGGGGCGTGATCAGGTCGCCGCCGCGGGAGATCGCGCCGATGACGACCCCGTCTGGGAGGTCCTGCGTCGCCTCGGCGATCGGCTTGTCGGTGAGGGTGCTGTCCGGTCCGACTTCGATTTCGATGACTTCCGCACGGTCGTGTTCGAGCATCGCGACCTTCTCCGTGCGCGCCGCACGCGTAAAGCGGACGATCTCTTCGGCCGTCTCTTCACGCGGGTTGATCACCACGTCGACGCCGACCGTCTCGAACAGCGTGGCGTACTCGACGTTCTCGATGACCGCGACCGTCCGTTCGACGCCGACGCGGTGGGCGAGCAAGGCGGCGAGCAGATTCTTCTCGTCGCTGTCGAGGGCGGCGACGAGGACGTCGGCCTCGTCGATGTGCTCGCGCACGAGAAAGTCGGTGTCGGTGGCGTCGCTCTGGAGCACCATCGTGTTCGGCAGGTTCTCGGCCGCCTCTCTGGCTCGCTCGGGATTTCGTTCGATCATACGGAGTCGATGGCCGTGCTCTTCGAACTCACGGGCTGCTTGGATGCCGATTTCGCTCGCGCCGACCACGACGACATCCTTGGTTCCGTTGTCCTCGACGCTGGCGACCTCGTTCGCGAACCGGGTGATCGACTCGGGACTGCCGATGACGACGACCCTGTCTCCCTCGCACATGACCGTGTTCCCCTTGGCGACGAGCATCTCGTCGTCCCGGAAGACGGCGGCGAACGTCAGCGAGTCGTAGCGGTCGGCCTCCTTGACGGTCTGTCCGGCGACGGGGCTGTCCTCGCGGATCTCGAACTCGGCCATCCTGACGAGCCCGCCGGCGAACATGTCGACGTCGCGAGCGGCTGGCAGGCCGGTGACGCGAAAGATGGCCTGTGCCGTCAGGAGGTCGGTACAGACCATGAAGTCGACGCCGAAGGCGCCCTCGGAGCCCTGCCAGGTCTCGAGCAAAGTCCGGCGCCGAACCCGGGCGATAGTGAACGCATCGCTCTCGGTCTTCGTCGCACCGCAGATCACGACGTTCGTCTCGTCGCTGTCCGTACTCGCGATGACCATGTCTGCCTCGCCGATCTCGGCTTCGCGGAGCGTCCCGATCTCGGTGCCGTCGCCTGCGATGGCGAGAACGTCGAGCTCGTAGGTGAGGTCCTCGACGATGTCCTCGTCTTTGTCGACGACGATCACGTCGTGGCCGTCGGCCAGATTCTCGGCGATAGTCCGGCCCACGGCGCCGGCACCGACGATCACGACGCGCACGATCGATCACCGTCGTTCATTGGCGGCGATTGCCGAGCCACGATCATATACGTTCCGTCATCCGTATTTCCTACGCCGATGGTCTGAGGGTGCGATTAACGACAAATGCGTTCGAATCAACGGACACTACTGGCTTTAGCCTGGCCCGTTCGGGCTCGCCAGTTCGAGTCACGACGCGCCAGTTCCGACGACCTGCTCTCGAGGCGAAGCGAAGCGCCACTCCCCATCGCCGTTCCGAATCCATTATCTCTCCGCCTGTCCCAGCGGGTGATACGCAATGGCCCTTCGGGTAGACTGGCGGTCGAGTGCGAGCCAGACGGGGACGGTACTGAAGTGGCTGTCCGTCCCGCTCGCAGCGCCGCTGCTACTGGCACTCCTTGACGGCAGGGCCATCGTCCCGTTCGCCGTCGCAATCGCCGTCACGCTGGCCCTCGGCACCGGGATGGAGCGACTGTCTTCGGTCCGGAACCTCGGCCACCGGGAAGCGCTTCTCGTCGTCGCCTCGGCCTGGTTCGGTGTTGCGCTCGTCGGGGCGATCCCGTTCGTCCTCGTCGGACAGTCGGCGCCGCCCGAGTCGGCCTTCGCCGGATTTCCGGTTGCAGTCGGCGGTGGCGTCAGTTTTACGGGTGAGTTCGGTGGCGTCGTCAACTCCCTTTTCGAGAGTATGAGCGGGCTGACGACGACTGGCGCGACGATCATGAGCGCGTGGGACTTCGCGAACCAGTCCCGGGCGATCCTCCTTTGGCGCCAGCTCCTCCAGTGGCTCGGCGGGCTCGGCATCCTGATCGTCGCCATCGGCCTCTTTGCGAACCTACGCGTCGGTGGCGCACAGCTGATGGAGACCGAGACGCAGACACAGAGCGTGAACAAGCTCACCCCGGAGATCGAACAGACCGCCCGGATCATCTGGGGACTGTACGTCGGATTGACGATCGTGACGATCGCCGTCCTGTACGGGCTACACGTCGTCGGGATCGCGCCGGAGATGACTCTCTTCAACGCGGTCGCCCACGCGCTCACGAGCGTCTCGACGGCCGGTTTCTCCCCGGAGGCTCAGAGTATCGGCGCCTTCGAACCGATCGTCCAGTGGGTCCTCATCCCGGTCATGCTCGTTGGGGCGACGAACTTCATCCTGCTGTGGTACGTCGTTCAGGGAGACCTGGAACGACTGTTGCGATCGGAGGAGTTTCGGTTCTACCTCGGTATCGTCACCGTGGCAGCGTCGATCGTGATCGGTGTGCTCGTCGTCGATCCGGGACACATCCAGTCTGTCGAGGCCTCCGTTAGACACGGCCTGTTCAACGTCGTCTCGATGATCACGACCACGGGATACGCGTCGTACGATTACACGACGTGGGGTCCGGGCGCCCAGCACGTCCTCTTCCTTTCGATGTTCGTCGGCGGGATGGCCGGCTCGACGACGTGTTCGATCAAGACGTTGCGCTGGCTGGTCATCCTGAAGGGGCTCTACCGGAACCTATTTCTCTCTATTCACCCGACGGCGGTCCGCCCGATCCGGCTCGGCGACTCGGTCGTCGACGAGGAGACGATCGGCGACATCTTCTCGTACGTGATGCTCGCCCTGCTCATCTTCTTCGGACTGACGGTCCTCGTAGTCGTCGACGCCTCGCTCTCGGGACGAGCCGTCTCCGAGTTCGACGCGCTGGGCGCGGCGGCGTCGATCGCGCTCAACATCGGCCCGGCGTTCGGCGAGGCCGGCCCGATGGACAACTACGCGGTGTTCCCGACCTCGACCCGGTTCGTCATGGTCGTCATGATGTGGATCGGCCGGATCGAGTTCATCCCGGTGCTCGTCCTGCTCCTGCCGGCGTTCTGGAAGTCCTGACTGACGAACGGAGCGCACGGACGGCAGTCCGTACGTGTTCGTACGACGCAAATTGCAGCCGCTGTAACGGTCGCGTCGGAACGTGACCCCGACGTACCGTGTTGGTCCGACGTACCGTGTTGGCCCGGCGTACCGTGTTAGCCCGACGTCACGGTTCTCGAAACGTCGACGCGAGCAGGGTCGAGCCCCGCAGTGTCGACGCTCCTCCCCGGATCTGGATTTTCAGCCACATCGGACCGAACAGGGTGCGAGCCACGACGCGGCTGCCCGCCCGGCGACGCCACGAGGTGCCGGCTCCCCGGCAGTCGCCAGCCACGACAGCCTATCGGCGCGTGGCGGCATCCCCCAATCGAATCGAATCCGGGGACGTACCTCGCGACACGTCGCTATCGGCGGAGAATCGAGGGGCTGGTTTGCGAGACGTTTATGTCTCGTGGGCAGGTACGCAATCATGGCTTCAGCCTCTTCGGTGGAAGCCACGTCTCGGGTGCTCTGACACCCGGGGCATTTCAGCGCATCCCCCTGCGACAGTTCGGAGACGGTGACTTCCAGCGAGAGCTACTTCGCAGTGTGACTTATATCTACTGGTGAATATCGGAAATATTGGAAGGTGCAGTCTCTCGAATCGATTCTGGCGTCGACGATCACATCGTTCTATTCTACGGGAATCGGTCGTAAATCGAAGACCGGTGACCGACGGTACCGATCTTCATCACCCGTTCGTCGTGATCGAAGCGCACGATCGCGCGGTAGTCGCCAACACGAAGCGATTGCCACGGATCCATCCCGGTAAGCGGTTTCGCAAAGTCCGGTGGAGCTCGGAACTCGTCAGTGACGACATCGTCGAACTTGTCCAGAAGCCGTTGCTGTGTCGTCGCGTTCAGCCCACCCAGCGCCTCCGCAGCGCGCTCGGAGAGTTCCCACGTCCAACTCACTCTTCTCACTCGTCGCTGTCCGTCCCGAACCGTTCACGGGCTTGCTCGGCGTTCACTGTCTTCCCCTCCGCGAACTGTCGTTCGCTTTCCGCGAGATCTTCCAGCGCCCGTCGAGAGAGACGGGTTCCGTACACCGCATCGCGCAGTCCTTCTCGCATGAATTCCGATCGAGAGTCGTAGCCGTCTTCCTGCCATCGTTCATCCATGTCCGCGAGGAAGTCGGTGGGCAGTCGAAGGTTCACCTTCTCATTGTTGTCGCCACCGGTGGTGTTTGAGTGAGCCATATAGTGTAGTACGTGCGTACTACATAAGTCGCTTTCGCCACTGATGACGCTACTCGATACCGAGTAGTGTCGCCAGCTATCGCGCAGAGTCGACACGAGCAGGGCCGCCCCCTGTAGTGTCGACGCTCCTCCCCGGATCTGGATTTTCAGCCACATCGGACCGAACAGGGTGCGAGCCACGACGCGGCTGCCCGCCCGGCGACGCCACGAGGTGCCGGCTCCCCGGCAGTCGCCAGCCACGACAGCCTATCGGCGCGTGGCGGCATCCCCCAATCGAATCGAATCCGGGGACGTACCTCGCGACACGTCGCTATCGGCGGAGAATCGAGGGGCTGGTTTGCGAGACGTTTATGTCTCGTGGGCAGGTACGCAATCATGGC comes from the Halovivax cerinus genome and includes:
- the trkA gene encoding Trk system potassium transporter TrkA, which gives rise to MRVVIVGAGAVGRTIAENLADGHDVIVVDKDEDIVEDLTYELDVLAIAGDGTEIGTLREAEIGEADMVIASTDSDETNVVICGATKTESDAFTIARVRRRTLLETWQGSEGAFGVDFMVCTDLLTAQAIFRVTGLPAARDVDMFAGGLVRMAEFEIREDSPVAGQTVKEADRYDSLTFAAVFRDDEMLVAKGNTVMCEGDRVVVIGSPESITRFANEVASVEDNGTKDVVVVGASEIGIQAAREFEEHGHRLRMIERNPERAREAAENLPNTMVLQSDATDTDFLVREHIDEADVLVAALDSDEKNLLAALLAHRVGVERTVAVIENVEYATLFETVGVDVVINPREETAEEIVRFTRAARTEKVAMLEHDRAEVIEIEVGPDSTLTDKPIAEATQDLPDGVVIGAISRGGDLITPRGTTIVRPGDHVVVFVDAAVLDEVIESM
- a CDS encoding type II toxin-antitoxin system RelE family toxin, encoding MSWTWELSERAAEALGGLNATTQQRLLDKFDDVVTDEFRAPPDFAKPLTGMDPWQSLRVGDYRAIVRFDHDERVMKIGTVGHRSSIYDRFP
- a CDS encoding ribbon-helix-helix domain-containing protein; translated protein: MAHSNTTGGDNNEKVNLRLPTDFLADMDERWQEDGYDSRSEFMREGLRDAVYGTRLSRRALEDLAESERQFAEGKTVNAEQARERFGTDSDE
- a CDS encoding TrkH family potassium uptake protein, producing the protein MALRVDWRSSASQTGTVLKWLSVPLAAPLLLALLDGRAIVPFAVAIAVTLALGTGMERLSSVRNLGHREALLVVASAWFGVALVGAIPFVLVGQSAPPESAFAGFPVAVGGGVSFTGEFGGVVNSLFESMSGLTTTGATIMSAWDFANQSRAILLWRQLLQWLGGLGILIVAIGLFANLRVGGAQLMETETQTQSVNKLTPEIEQTARIIWGLYVGLTIVTIAVLYGLHVVGIAPEMTLFNAVAHALTSVSTAGFSPEAQSIGAFEPIVQWVLIPVMLVGATNFILLWYVVQGDLERLLRSEEFRFYLGIVTVAASIVIGVLVVDPGHIQSVEASVRHGLFNVVSMITTTGYASYDYTTWGPGAQHVLFLSMFVGGMAGSTTCSIKTLRWLVILKGLYRNLFLSIHPTAVRPIRLGDSVVDEETIGDIFSYVMLALLIFFGLTVLVVVDASLSGRAVSEFDALGAAASIALNIGPAFGEAGPMDNYAVFPTSTRFVMVVMMWIGRIEFIPVLVLLLPAFWKS